Below is a window of Camelina sativa cultivar DH55 chromosome 11, Cs, whole genome shotgun sequence DNA.
GCTCGCAAGTTGGTCAGGGGTAGTCCAGAGAGTGGTTATGAGCAGCTTCCTACATATTTGTATATGATAAAAAGGGCAAATCCTGGAACTTTTACACAGCTTGATGTTGATGAAGCTCAAAGATTTAAGTACTGTTTTCTAGCATTTGGTGCAAGCATACAGGGATTTCCGTTTTTGAGGAAAGTGGTTGTTGTGGATGGTACTTTTTTACAGGGAAAATACTTAGGGACACTACTGACAGCAACAGCTCAAGATggcaattttcagatttttcctATTGCTTTCGCCGTGGTTGATACAGAGAATGATGAATCATGGGAATGGTTTTTCAAGCAACTCAGCTGTGTGATACCAGATGATGAAAGCCTTTCCATTATTTCTGATAGGCATCAATCAATTGGGAAAGCTATTAAAAAGGTCTATCCAAAGTCTAGTAGGGGAATATGTACATACCATATGTACAAGAATATTTTGGTCCGGTTTAAAGGTCGAGCAGAATTCGCTTTGGTTAAAAAGGCGGCGAATGCTTTTAGACTTATCGACTTTCAAACCACATTTGATCAGATAGAAGCCATGAATCCAGCACTACATGAGTACCTCGTGAGGGCTGATGTGCGTATGTGGACTCGTGTACATTTCCCAGGTGATAGGTACAACTTGCTTACAAGCaacattgcagaatcaatgaataAGGTCATGTCACATGCTAGGAGCTTTCCTATTGTACAACTGTTGGAAGAAATAAGGTCTGTGATGACTAGGTGGTTTTCTGATAGAAGGACTGATGCATTGAAGATGACAACAGACTTGACTCGTGGTGTAGAGAAAATTCTCCAGGTCTGTTCGTTTCTATCCTTTCTTAGCAAGTGTGTATGTTATACAACTAAGTTTCTAATATAATGTCACAATTATTTTATAGGGTCGTGTGGACTATGCTAAGTTACTTACTGTCCAAGATATCGATGCACACCAAGTACAAGTAACA
It encodes the following:
- the LOC104724968 gene encoding uncharacterized protein LOC104724968, with amino-acid sequence MKKRSSSFYIEENKEPVDVSKVDLSSVNLAVGQMYDTKEHLKTRLKILTLVQRFDYYVYKSRPTLLIVKCWVKGCKWRVTAATLRHFPKFEVRVFISAHTCSVTERSMRARQADHHILGELYKDFVGGVGPKMDYWKAYRTLRHARKLVRGSPESGYEQLPTYLYMIKRANPGTFTQLDVDEAQRFKYCFLAFGASIQGFPFLRKVVVVDGTFLQGKYLGTLLTATAQDGNFQIFPIAFAVVDTENDESWEWFFKQLSCVIPDDESLSIISDRHQSIGKAIKKVYPKSSRGICTYHMYKNILVRFKGRAEFALVKKAANAFRLIDFQTTFDQIEAMNPALHEYLVRADVRMWTRVHFPGDRYNLLTSNIAESMNKVMSHARSFPIVQLLEEIRSVMTRWFSDRRTDALKMTTDLTRGVEKILQGRVDYAKLLTVQDIDAHQVQVTSGTSLHVVNLKDKKCTCCTFDLERLPCAHAIAAGEFRNISRISMSHPYYRKHYVYASYENAIMPRALDKSVPGHVITKVCRPPIPKQQPGRPKNSRIKSALEIAMEKKKPRKQYTCGNCNQVGHNRKTCTL